The following are from one region of the Haloactinomyces albus genome:
- a CDS encoding sigma-70 family RNA polymerase sigma factor, which produces MTVDDQQLTRYAIAARQGDRAAAAAFVRGTQRQVWQLLRYLTDPRHAEDLTQDCYVRAFSSLPSFRGDSSARSWLLAIARRVAADHLRRRRRRPQQADCADWQAAAEHAQPSEPPDMVEGYALRTALGALDPDRREAFVLTQVLGLSYEETARVCGCRTGTVRSRVSRARSDLAERLRSADPPARAVDGDG; this is translated from the coding sequence ATGACGGTGGACGACCAGCAACTGACACGGTATGCGATCGCGGCGAGGCAGGGCGACCGTGCGGCCGCCGCCGCCTTTGTCCGGGGTACGCAGCGGCAGGTTTGGCAGCTGCTGCGATACCTGACCGACCCTCGCCATGCCGAGGACCTCACCCAGGACTGCTACGTGCGGGCTTTCTCCTCGCTGCCCTCGTTTCGGGGCGATTCCTCCGCACGCAGCTGGCTCCTGGCGATCGCACGCCGCGTCGCCGCCGATCACCTGCGCAGGCGGCGCAGGCGTCCGCAGCAGGCCGATTGTGCGGACTGGCAGGCAGCCGCCGAGCACGCCCAGCCGTCCGAACCACCGGACATGGTCGAGGGTTACGCGCTCCGCACCGCCCTCGGCGCTCTCGATCCGGACCGGCGGGAGGCATTCGTACTCACCCAGGTGCTGGGGCTCAGCTACGAGGAAACCGCCCGGGTCTGCGGCTGCAGAACCGGCACGGTGCGCTCCCGGGTGTCCAGGGCCCGCTCCGACCTCGCCGAACGCCTGCGCAGTGCGGACCCACCCGCTCGTGCCGTTGACGGGGACGGGTAG
- the serC gene encoding phosphoserine transaminase: protein MTQAETTTDPTTLQLPTDLVPSDGRFGCGPSKVRTEQLARLADEGAGLMGTSHRQKPVKSLVGRVREGLRQLFSLPEDYEVVLGVGGTTAFWDAATFGLVRERALHLTYGEFTQKFAKATQDAPFLKDSMVVSAEPGSAPEPVSDPSVDLIAWAHNETSTGVMLPPARPAGSENALIAVDATSGAGGLPFNPADVDVYYFAPQKSFASDGGLWIAAMSPAAIERIGEIGASDRWVPEFLSLTTALDNSRKDQTYNTPALATLFLLADQIEWMLGQGGLDWCVQRTAESSGRLYSWAEAADYATPFVTDPAKRSQVVGTIDFTDSIDAAAVAQALRANGIVDTEPYRKLGRNQLRIGTFPAIEPDDVTALTRSIDWVINKLG from the coding sequence ATGACGCAGGCCGAAACCACCACCGACCCGACGACCTTGCAGTTGCCCACCGACCTCGTTCCCTCGGACGGTCGGTTCGGCTGCGGTCCGTCCAAGGTCCGTACCGAGCAGCTCGCGCGACTCGCCGACGAGGGCGCCGGGCTGATGGGAACCTCGCACCGCCAGAAACCGGTGAAGTCCCTCGTCGGGCGCGTGCGGGAAGGTCTCCGCCAGCTGTTCTCCCTGCCCGAGGACTATGAGGTCGTCCTCGGCGTCGGCGGCACCACCGCCTTCTGGGACGCGGCGACATTCGGGCTCGTTCGCGAGCGCGCGCTGCATCTGACCTACGGCGAGTTCACGCAGAAGTTCGCCAAAGCCACCCAGGACGCCCCCTTCCTCAAGGACTCCATGGTGGTCTCGGCCGAACCCGGCAGCGCGCCGGAGCCGGTCTCGGACCCGAGCGTGGACCTGATCGCCTGGGCCCACAACGAGACCTCGACCGGTGTGATGCTGCCACCGGCGCGGCCCGCCGGTTCCGAGAACGCGCTGATCGCCGTGGACGCCACATCGGGTGCGGGCGGGCTCCCGTTCAACCCGGCCGATGTCGATGTGTACTACTTCGCACCGCAGAAGAGCTTCGCCTCCGACGGCGGCCTCTGGATCGCCGCGATGAGCCCGGCCGCGATCGAGCGGATCGGTGAAATCGGCGCCTCCGACCGCTGGGTACCGGAGTTTCTGTCGCTGACCACGGCACTGGACAACTCGCGGAAGGACCAGACCTACAACACCCCGGCGTTGGCCACGCTGTTCCTGCTGGCCGACCAGATCGAGTGGATGCTCGGCCAGGGCGGCCTGGACTGGTGCGTGCAGCGCACGGCCGAGTCCTCGGGCAGGCTGTACTCCTGGGCGGAGGCCGCGGACTACGCGACCCCGTTCGTCACCGACCCGGCCAAGCGTTCCCAGGTGGTCGGCACGATCGATTTCACCGATTCGATCGACGCCGCGGCGGTGGCCCAGGCACTGCGCGCAAACGGGATCGTGGACACCGAGCCCTACCGCAAGCTCGGCCGCAACCAGCTGCGGATCGGGACATTCCCGGCCATCGAGCCCGATGACGTCACCGCACTGACCCGCTCCATCGACTGGGTCATCAACAAGCTGGGCTGA